ctaagcgattccggcgtaaagaacaaccgagtccgagtgaaataatcccaaaataaaagtaacagttgAAGGAGCAAGAGTAACGTAGGAAAAGTTCTACTGTCGAAACTTAGAGAGTAAAAAGTGAATAATAGATAATAAGATGTCTATTAACCTAATTtacttaggtttaaatagaaagtaaaactgaaaacttgcgaaataaaacatccacggactaattaaaagcccacgcctgtgaaaacctctcgatcgagtagattagaccactcgatcgaccatcatctcagcagaagtccctcgatcgaccagcaggttactcgatcgaggacttggtcatgtgcagcttactcgatcgagtaaggaatagctcgatcgagcctcagggagcctaggaaccactcgatcgaccaccaaacagctcgatcaagcacttgtatcttcaattcagctcacgtctccaCCCAaacgcctcgtaatgcgtgcaacgacacttccaagtgcaatgtcttactctgggacaatcccgtctcctctaaatgcatgcaaaaaggacgaaaaggagtatggttccgctacttccgcgatcattcctacaaaaaggaccaaatacaccaaagtagccaattcggggcaaaatactataaaaacagtatagaaatgcatagaaatacgtgctgaaataggccaaaaagactatacattaggcacgtatcaatgattattcgagtctcgttcctcaaataaaaaaatacggtctaaacgacccttttaaaccaagacgggttcaaatacccattttcaatacgttttacaaacgttttccaaatggtcagaatgcgtcttaaaccgttgactgacccgcacctaaacaggccatttcttttctattttcaaaccaggggagacccccttacactgccaacaggctcgcgctcaTATGGCGCCGGTGCAGTGGTCATTccccttccaaagattagtctaggacgaccCCGACTccagttaacccggatataggacggatcagatgactaatttgctcattcaaaaatcatatttgcaaactgccttactaagacaaatggattgcgttatgcaccataaacctaactcggtaaatggatgtttaattttcgtcttgcatgcaaatcaatcataaatccaactcgacatcttatacttgatacttggattaaatcaaccgacttagaaagctctcacatgttaggtttaaattatttgatgcgcattcatgcatttaaaccgttttattaacttttgcattcaaccaaccaagatcaattagtagaggccgctaccgcgggcgggattgggtgtctgattaaagggcttcccaatacgtacctttacctcttactcagaaactttggatagtggacgaccttatccagggcgtacgagagtcattctagagataggatgctaaagagggatgattccttatctttagtacctatgtcaaacactgctttgtgcttcgtttgaccgaggtataaagtggattcgaacgggttccaagcatcccataaatgcttggtggcgactccgaacatctctaatcgtttcgagactcttaccgagacgaaaccgaccgatctaaaacgatccggtcgaaaacatttttttgccgccgagcgtggctttcaaaagaccgctgccattgtccacagatcggctgggaaTATGAAGGTGGGCACGTGTCCACAGACTGATATTTTACAAATCTCTGGGTTTAAGCATGGGTCTCTCCCCTTCAAATACTTAGGCATTCCTATTTCATCTAAGAATCTTACTAAGAATGAGGGGAGGAAATTGATTGATAAGATAACTGCCAGAATAAGAGCTTGGGTGGCTAAGCATCTTTCTTATGCTGGTATGCTTACTCTTGTAACCTCTGTTCTACATACTTTGCACTCCTACTGGGCCTCCATCTTTCTTATTCCTAATTGTATTATGAACAGGATATATAGTATTTGCAGGAACTATCTATGGGGGGGGGGTACTGACTCTTATATGCATGCTCCAGCTATTAATTGGGAGAAATACTGCTCACCCAAAGAAGAAGGTGGGCTAGGCCttaaaaatgctaaaacttggAACACAGCTATGCTTGGGAAATATGTCTGGTGGGTTGCTTCAAAGAAGGATCACTTGTGGGTTAGGTGGATCAATCATGTCTATTTAAAAGGCTCCTACTGGACACACTACACTCCTCCAAATGATTGTAGCTGGTCTTGGAAAAAAATTGCGCATATTATGGCTAAGTTCAGGAATGCATACAATTCCGATCTATGGTTGGGAACACCTGCAGATTATTCCATCAAGGCATGGTATAAATGGATGAGGCAGCGCCTACCACGAATTCCCTGGTGGAGAATCTGTTGGAACTCCATGAATGTGACTAGAACTTCCTTCATCTTTTGGGTCGTTATGCTTGGCAGA
The Silene latifolia isolate original U9 population chromosome 11, ASM4854445v1, whole genome shotgun sequence genome window above contains:
- the LOC141613657 gene encoding uncharacterized protein LOC141613657 — encoded protein: MKVGTCPQTDILQISGFKHGSLPFKYLGIPISSKNLTKNEGRKLIDKITARIRAWVAKHLSYAGMLTLVTSVLHTLHSYWASIFLIPNCIMNRIYSICRNYLWGGGTDSYMHAPAINWEKYCSPKEEGGLGLKNAKTWNTAMLGKYVWWVASKKDHLWVRWINHVYLKGSYWTHYTPPNDCSWSWKKIAHIMAKFRNAYNSDLWLGTPADYSIKAWYKWMRQRLPRIPWWRICWNSMNVTRTSFIFWVVMLGRLLTRDRLVRMGGGPDMNCYLCQSADENHDHLFFECTFSKRCVTLMQLKLQVDFSPNDIIKWNSRGRRDNILIRKIVCACHVHLAYLIWQARNKARVMNKVIHPRVIVHQAIQGVLTRVWARNTSAIPTTDET